Proteins encoded by one window of Ramlibacter tataouinensis:
- a CDS encoding DUF2783 domain-containing protein, translating to MKLPTAMKTTLNFQDADTFYEQLLDAHQGLTREQSELLNARLILLLANQVGDAQVLRDCVQAAAALPQPPGATAPAPE from the coding sequence ATGAAGCTGCCCACCGCCATGAAGACCACCCTGAACTTCCAGGATGCCGACACCTTCTACGAACAGCTCCTGGACGCCCACCAGGGCCTGACACGGGAACAGTCGGAATTGCTCAATGCCCGCCTGATCCTGCTGCTGGCCAACCAGGTCGGCGATGCGCAAGTCCTGCGCGATTGCGTGCAGGCCGCGGCCGCCCTGCCGCAGCCCCCGGGCGCGACGGCGCCTGCGCCCGAATAA
- a CDS encoding valine--tRNA ligase — translation MSDTPAQPGLNSLTKSFEPAAIEARWGPAWEQRGYGRAGWRGTGEPRDGEPAFAIQLPPPNVTGTLHMGHAFNQTIMDSLTRYHRMGGFNTLWVPGTDHAGIATQIVVERQLQQQGQSRHDLGRKNFVERVWEWKRQSGNTITTQMRRLGDSVDWSHEYFTMDENLSAIVTETFVRLYEQGLIYRGKRLVNWDPELKTAVSDLEVESQEEDGFLWHIQYPLADGSGSLTVATTRPETMLGDVAVMVHPEDERYRHLVGKAVKLPLCGRDIPVIADAYVDREFGTGVVKVTPAHDTNDYAVGQRHGLPIIGVLTLDAKINDNAPAAYRGLDRFEARKRVVADLEAQGLLAETKKHKLMVPRCARTGQVIEPMLTDQWFVAMTKVSEQDPAGKSIAQKAIDAVRSGQVRFVPENWINTYNQWMDNIQDWCISRQLWWGHQIPAWYDEAGNVYVARSEAEAQQQAPGKALRRDEDVLDTWYSSALVPFSTLGWPDKTRDLELYLPSSVLVTGYDIIFFWVARMIMMTTHFTGQVPFRDVYIHGLVLDAHGRKMSKSEGNVLDPVDLIDGIELGPLLDKRTTGLRKPETAPQVRRNTEKEFPEGIPAYGADALRFTFASMASLGRSINFDSKRCEGYRNFCNKLWNASLFVLMNCEGQDCGLREHTKADCQPGGPAHGYLRFSQADRWIASALQKVEADVAQGFADYRLDNVANAIYDFVWNQYCDWYLEIAKVQLRTGDEAQQRATRRTLIRTLEAILRLAHPVIPFITEELWQKVAPVAGIDGASVSIARYPQAQPEKIDEAAIAYMDRLKALVDTCRQLRGELNVSPGTRLPLYAVGDAAFLGEVAPVLQALARLSEVKVFDDEAAWAAAAKAAPVAVAGEARLCLFMEIDVAAEKARLAKEAARIEGELAKAQGKLANEAFVAKAPPAVIEQERKRIADFGATLARLREQLARLG, via the coding sequence ATGTCCGACACTCCCGCCCAGCCCGGCCTGAACAGCCTGACCAAGTCCTTCGAACCCGCCGCGATCGAGGCGCGCTGGGGGCCGGCCTGGGAGCAGCGCGGCTACGGCCGGGCCGGCTGGCGCGGCACGGGCGAGCCCCGGGACGGCGAACCCGCCTTCGCCATCCAGCTGCCGCCGCCCAACGTGACCGGCACGCTGCACATGGGGCACGCGTTCAACCAGACCATCATGGACAGCCTCACGCGCTACCACCGGATGGGCGGGTTCAACACGCTGTGGGTGCCGGGCACCGACCACGCCGGCATCGCCACCCAGATCGTGGTGGAGCGCCAGCTGCAGCAGCAGGGCCAGAGCCGGCACGACCTGGGCCGCAAGAACTTCGTCGAGCGGGTCTGGGAGTGGAAGCGCCAGTCGGGCAACACCATCACCACGCAGATGCGCCGCCTGGGCGACAGTGTGGACTGGTCGCACGAGTACTTCACGATGGACGAGAACCTGTCGGCCATCGTCACCGAGACCTTCGTGCGCCTGTACGAGCAGGGCCTGATCTACCGCGGCAAGCGGCTGGTGAACTGGGACCCGGAACTCAAGACCGCGGTCAGCGACCTCGAGGTCGAGAGCCAGGAGGAGGACGGCTTCCTCTGGCACATCCAGTACCCGCTGGCGGACGGCAGCGGCTCGCTCACCGTGGCCACCACCCGGCCCGAGACCATGCTGGGCGACGTCGCCGTGATGGTCCATCCCGAGGACGAGCGCTACCGGCACCTGGTCGGCAAGGCTGTGAAGCTGCCGCTGTGCGGGCGCGACATCCCGGTCATCGCCGACGCCTACGTGGATCGCGAATTCGGCACCGGCGTGGTCAAGGTCACCCCGGCGCACGACACCAACGACTACGCGGTCGGCCAGCGCCATGGCCTGCCGATCATCGGCGTGCTGACGCTGGACGCAAAGATCAACGACAACGCGCCGGCCGCCTACCGCGGCCTGGACCGCTTCGAGGCGCGCAAGCGCGTGGTGGCCGACCTGGAAGCGCAAGGCCTGCTGGCCGAGACGAAGAAGCACAAGCTGATGGTGCCGCGCTGCGCCCGCACCGGCCAGGTGATCGAGCCGATGCTGACCGACCAGTGGTTCGTGGCCATGACCAAGGTCAGCGAGCAGGATCCCGCGGGCAAGTCCATCGCCCAGAAGGCGATCGACGCCGTGCGCTCCGGCCAGGTGCGCTTCGTGCCCGAGAACTGGATCAACACCTACAACCAGTGGATGGACAACATCCAGGACTGGTGCATCTCGCGCCAGCTCTGGTGGGGCCACCAGATTCCCGCCTGGTACGACGAGGCGGGCAACGTGTACGTGGCGCGCAGCGAGGCCGAGGCGCAACAGCAGGCGCCCGGCAAGGCGCTGCGGCGCGACGAGGACGTGCTGGACACGTGGTATTCGTCGGCGCTGGTGCCGTTCTCCACGCTGGGCTGGCCGGACAAGACGCGCGACCTCGAGCTGTACCTGCCCTCCAGCGTGCTGGTCACCGGCTACGACATCATCTTCTTCTGGGTCGCCCGGATGATCATGATGACCACCCACTTCACCGGGCAGGTGCCGTTCCGCGACGTGTACATCCACGGCCTGGTGCTGGACGCGCACGGCCGCAAGATGAGCAAGTCCGAGGGCAACGTGCTGGACCCGGTGGACCTGATCGACGGCATCGAGCTGGGGCCGCTGCTGGACAAGCGCACCACCGGCCTGCGCAAGCCCGAGACGGCGCCGCAGGTGCGCAGGAACACCGAAAAGGAGTTCCCCGAGGGCATCCCGGCCTACGGCGCCGACGCGCTGCGCTTCACCTTCGCGTCGATGGCCTCGCTCGGGCGCAGCATCAATTTCGATTCGAAGCGCTGCGAGGGCTACCGCAACTTCTGCAACAAGCTCTGGAACGCTTCGCTGTTCGTGCTGATGAACTGCGAAGGCCAGGACTGCGGCCTGAGGGAACACACCAAGGCCGACTGCCAGCCGGGCGGCCCGGCCCACGGCTATTTGCGCTTCAGCCAGGCCGACCGCTGGATCGCCTCGGCGCTGCAGAAGGTGGAGGCGGACGTCGCCCAGGGCTTTGCCGACTACCGCCTGGACAACGTCGCCAACGCGATCTACGACTTCGTCTGGAACCAGTACTGCGACTGGTACCTGGAGATCGCCAAGGTGCAACTGCGCACCGGCGACGAGGCGCAGCAGCGCGCCACCCGCCGCACCCTGATCCGCACGCTGGAAGCCATCCTGCGGCTGGCGCACCCGGTCATCCCCTTCATCACCGAGGAGCTGTGGCAGAAGGTCGCCCCGGTGGCCGGCATCGACGGCGCGTCGGTCAGCATCGCCCGCTATCCGCAGGCCCAGCCGGAAAAGATCGACGAGGCCGCGATCGCCTACATGGACCGCCTCAAGGCGCTGGTGGACACCTGCCGGCAACTGCGCGGCGAGTTGAACGTGTCACCCGGCACGCGCTTGCCGCTGTATGCGGTGGGCGATGCGGCCTTCCTCGGCGAGGTGGCGCCGGTGCTGCAGGCCCTGGCGCGCCTGAGCGAAGTGAAGGTGTTCGACGACGAGGCCGCCTGGGCCGCCGCCGCCAAGGCCGCGCCGGTGGCGGTGGCCGGCGAAGCGCGCCTGTGCCTGTTCATGGAAATCGACGTGGCCGCCGAGAAGGCGCGGCTGGCCAAGGAGGCGGCCCGCATCGAAGGCGAACTGGCCAAGGCCCAGGGCAAGCTGGCCAACGAAGCCTTCGTCGCCAAGGCGCCGCCGGCCGTGATCGAACAGGAACGCAAGCGCATCGCCGATTTCGGCGCCACGCTGGCGCGCTTGCGCGAGCAACTGGCGCGGTTGGGCTGA
- the gmd gene encoding GDP-mannose 4,6-dehydratase, which yields MGSTLGDTGRSGAIITGITGQDGAYLAELLLSKGYQVYGTYRRTSSVNFWRIEELGLRQHPNLHLVEYDLTDLGAGIRLLQSTGAAEVYNLAAQSFVGVSFEQPLTTAAITGLGAANLLEAIRIVDTGIRFYQASTSEMFGKVQAIPQVESTPFYPRSPYGVAKLYAHWMTVNYRESYGIFGASGILFNHESPLRGREFVTRKITDSFAKIRLGHLDVLELGHLGAKRDWGYAKEYVEGMWRMLQADKPDTWLLATSRSETVREFARLAAQAAGFDLVFEGQAEKEVGIDRRSGRTLVRVDPRFYRPAEVDLLIGDAAKARRELGWEPRTPLEQLCQMMVEADIRRNQNGASF from the coding sequence ATGGGTTCGACACTTGGCGACACCGGACGGTCAGGGGCGATTATCACCGGCATCACCGGGCAGGACGGCGCCTACCTTGCCGAGTTGCTCCTGTCGAAGGGCTACCAGGTCTACGGCACTTATCGCCGCACCAGTTCAGTCAACTTCTGGCGCATCGAGGAACTGGGCCTCAGGCAACACCCCAACCTGCACCTGGTCGAGTACGACCTCACCGACCTGGGCGCGGGCATCCGCCTTCTGCAATCCACCGGCGCCGCCGAGGTTTACAACCTGGCCGCCCAGAGCTTCGTGGGCGTGTCATTCGAGCAACCGCTGACCACGGCCGCGATCACGGGCCTGGGCGCGGCCAACCTGCTGGAGGCCATCCGGATCGTCGACACGGGCATCCGCTTCTACCAGGCCAGCACCTCCGAGATGTTCGGCAAGGTGCAGGCGATCCCGCAGGTGGAGTCGACGCCGTTCTATCCGCGCAGCCCTTACGGCGTGGCCAAGCTGTACGCGCACTGGATGACGGTGAACTACCGCGAGAGCTACGGCATCTTCGGCGCCAGCGGGATCCTGTTCAACCACGAGAGCCCCTTGCGCGGCCGCGAGTTCGTCACCCGCAAGATCACCGACTCGTTCGCCAAGATCAGGCTTGGCCACCTGGACGTGCTGGAACTCGGCCATCTCGGCGCCAAGCGGGATTGGGGCTACGCCAAGGAATACGTGGAAGGCATGTGGCGCATGCTGCAGGCCGACAAGCCCGACACCTGGCTCCTGGCCACCAGCCGCAGCGAGACGGTTCGGGAGTTCGCGCGGCTGGCGGCACAGGCCGCCGGGTTCGACCTTGTTTTCGAAGGCCAGGCGGAGAAGGAAGTGGGCATTGACCGCCGGTCGGGCCGCACGCTGGTGCGCGTCGATCCGCGGTTCTATCGCCCGGCCGAGGTGGACCTGTTGATCGGCGATGCAGCCAAGGCCCGGCGCGAGTTGGGCTGGGAGCCCAGGACCCCGCTGGAGCAGTTGTGCCAGATGATGGTGGAAGCCGACATCCGTCGCAACCAGAACGGCGCTTCCTTCTGA
- a CDS encoding NAD-dependent epimerase/dehydratase family protein — MRKVFVTGAGGFTGRHMAVELAAHDYEPIGFFGTSVRQPAPEFRGALVGNLLDPACIGRAVAAVQPDLVVHLAGQAFVDHGNADELYRTNLLGTRNLLEALAALAVPPAMTLLASSANVYGNAEVELLDETIAAAPANDYAVSKLAMEYMAGLYRHRLPLVVTRPFNYTGVGQTTRFLIPKIVDHARRRAKVIELGNLDVARDFSDVRVVATAYRRLLECPGAAGRVVNVCSGQALTLREILQLVQAISGHELPVRVNPALVRANEVRKLRGSRALLESLTGPLAPIALRDTLAWMLE, encoded by the coding sequence ATGCGCAAGGTCTTCGTGACCGGTGCCGGCGGCTTCACGGGCCGGCACATGGCCGTGGAACTGGCCGCGCACGATTACGAGCCGATCGGGTTCTTCGGTACTTCAGTCCGCCAGCCGGCGCCGGAATTCCGCGGCGCCTTAGTGGGCAACCTGCTCGATCCGGCCTGCATTGGCCGTGCGGTTGCTGCCGTGCAACCGGACCTGGTGGTGCACCTGGCCGGCCAGGCGTTCGTCGACCACGGCAACGCGGATGAGCTGTACCGCACCAACCTGCTGGGCACGCGCAACCTGCTGGAGGCACTCGCTGCCCTGGCCGTGCCACCGGCCATGACGCTGCTGGCGAGCAGTGCGAACGTGTACGGCAATGCGGAGGTGGAGTTGCTGGACGAGACCATCGCAGCAGCGCCCGCCAACGATTACGCCGTCAGCAAGCTGGCCATGGAGTACATGGCGGGTTTGTACCGGCATCGCCTGCCGCTGGTGGTCACCCGACCGTTCAATTACACCGGCGTGGGGCAAACGACCCGGTTCCTGATCCCGAAGATCGTCGACCACGCGCGGCGCAGGGCGAAGGTCATCGAACTGGGCAACCTCGACGTCGCGCGCGATTTTTCGGACGTCCGCGTGGTCGCGACGGCCTACCGGCGCCTGCTCGAGTGCCCCGGCGCCGCCGGCAGGGTCGTGAACGTCTGTTCCGGCCAAGCGTTGACCCTTCGTGAGATCTTGCAACTGGTGCAGGCGATCTCCGGGCACGAACTGCCGGTCCGGGTCAATCCGGCCCTTGTCCGCGCCAACGAGGTCCGCAAGCTGCGCGGCAGCCGCGCCCTGCTCGAGTCCCTGACGGGCCCGCTGGCGCCGATTGCCCTGCGCGACACGCTGGCCTGGATGCTGGAGTGA